CACGGAGGGCGCTTTCTGCTTTTACTTGACCACCAGGTTGACCATGCGGCCTGGGACAACGATCGTCTTGACGATGTTCTTGCCGGTGGTCAGCTCGACCACTTTGTCGTCGGCAAGCGCGATCTTTTCGATCTCTTCCTTCGACGCATCGGTTGGCACGTTGATACGCGCCTTGACCTTGCCGTTGATTTGGACGGGGACCTCGATGGAGTCGTCGACAAGCCACTTCTCGTCGTAATCAGGGAATGGCTCGAAGGTGATGGTGTCTTCGCCGCCGAGACGGAACCAAAGTTCCTCGGCGATATGCGGCGCGAGAGGGGAGACCATCTGCACCAGCGGCACGACGGCGCCAACTGGGACCGGACCAGGGTAGGTCTTGGTCAGGTAGTTGACGTATTCGATGAGCTTTGCGACGACCGTGTTATCCCGGAGGTGCTCGTAATCGTCGCGCACACCCGCGATGGTGCGGTGGAGCTGCTTGTTGTCCTCATCGGTGAGTGGCTCATCGGAGGCGAGGACCTCGCTGGTGTCTTCGTCGATGACAAGGCGCCACAGACGCTGCAGGAAGCGGTGCGCGCCGACAACGTCCTTGGTTGCCCATGGGCGGGAGGTGTCCAGCGGGCCCATCGACATCTCGTAGACGCGCAGGGTGTCGGCGCCGAATTCGTCGCTGATCTCGTCAGGGGAGACGGAGTTCTTCAGGGACTTGCCCATCTTGCCGTACTCTTGGTTGACCTCTTCGCCCTGGTAGAAGAACTTGCCGTCCTTCTCCTCGATTTCGGCTGCCGGGACGTAAACGCCGCGGGAGTCGGTGTAGGCGTAAGCCTGGATGTAGCCCTGGTTAAACAGGCGACGGTACGGCTCCTTGGAGGTCACATGACCCAAGTCGTAGAGCACCTTGTGCCAGAAGCGGGTGTACAGCAGGTGCAACACTGCGTGCTCCACGCCGCCAACGTAGAGATCCACGCCACCAGGGTCATTCTCGGACTGCGGGCCGGTCCAGTAACGCTCGTTCTCGATATTGCAGAACTCGTCGTTGTTGGTTGGGTCGATGTAGCGCAGCTGGTACCAAGATGAACCCGCCCACTGTGGCATGACGTTGGTGTCGCGGGTGTACTCGCGCGGGCCATCGCCAAGGTCAAGGGTGACGTTCACCCAATCAGTTGCCTTTGCCAATGGTGGGGAAGGCTCAGAATCAATGTCATCGGGATCGAAGGACACAGGCTTGTAGTCCTCAACCTCTGGTAGGACAACCGGCAGCATGTCTTCTGGCAGTGGGTGAGCGTTGCCGTCCTCGTCATAAACAATTGGGAACGGCTCGCCCCAGTAGCGCTGGCGGGCAAAGAGCCAATCGCGCAGCTTGTACTGAATGCGGGCAACACCCTTGTTGTGCGCAACGAGCCACTCAATGGTGGCCTCGATGCCGTCCTGCTTGTTCAGGCCGTTGATGTCCAGGCCCTTGTCGTTTGCGGAGTTGATGTGCGGGCCGTCCTCGGTAAAGGCCGCTTCGTCGATGTTGCCGCCTTCGAGCACCGGCACGATGGGCAGGCCGAAGACGGTGGCGAACTCGTAGTCGCGCTCGTCGTGAGCAGGCACCGACATAATCGCGCCCGTGCCGTAGCCGGTGAGCACGTAGTCCGCGATGAATACAGGGACTTCCTCGCCGGAGACTGGGTTAGTGGCGTAAGTGCCCAGGAAGACGCCGGTCTTTTCCTTGTTTTCCTGGCGCTCCAGGTCGGACTTCGCAGCGATGTCACGCTTGTACGCGGCGACCGCCTCGGCTGGGGTCTGCGCGCCGTAGGTCCAGCGGTCGTCGGTGTCGGCAGGGAACTGGTCCGCAGTGAGCTCATCGACGAGCTCATGTTCCGGAGCCAGAACCACATAGGTTGCGCCGAAGAGGGTATCGGGGCGGGTAGTGAACACGGTGATAGCTCGTTCCTCGCTATCACGAGAAACAGCGGAAAAGATGACCTCAGCACCACGGGAGCGACCGATCCAGTTACGCTGCATTGCCTTGACCTTGTCTGGCCAATCCAGCAGGTCTAGATCGTCGAGAAGGCGATCGGAGTAAGCGGTAATGCGCATCATCCACTGGCGCAGGCGCTTGCGGAAGACAGGGAAGTTGCCGCGCTCGGAGCGACCATCGGCGGTGACTTCCTCGTTCGCAAGCACCGTGCCCAGGCCAGGACACCAGTTGACCATGGACTCGGAGAGGTAGACGAGGCGGTATTCGTCGACTGCTTTGCGCTGCTCCTCAGGGGTAAGGGTGGCGTAGTCGCGGCCGTCTTTGGTCTTGCGGTTGCCTGCTTCGAGATCGCTAATCAGCTCGGCGATTGGGCGAGCCTTTTGCTGCTCTTCGTCGAACCAGGAATTGAAGATCTGTAGGAAGATCCACTGGGTCCACTTGTAAAACTCCGGATCGGTGGTGTCGACGGAGCGACGCATATCGTGGCCCAGGCCGAGGGATCCCAGCTGACGACGCATATTTTCGATATTCTTCATCGTCGTCTCGCGCGGGTGCGTGCCCGTTTGGATCGCGTACTGCTCGGCTGGCAAGCCGAATGCGTCATACCCCAGCGTGTGCAGGACATTCTTGCCGAGCATGCGGTTGTAGCGCGCGTAAACATCCGTGGCGATATAGCCCAGCGGGTGGCCCACGTGCAGGCCAGCGCCCGACGGATACGGGAACATGTCCTGGACGTTGAGCTTTTCCTTCGGCAGTTCGCCATCAGTGGCAAGATCGCCGACCGGGTTCGGGGCGTTAAATGTACCCTCGTCCGCCCAGTACTTCTGCCACTTGTTCTCGATGATATTTGCAAGCTCCGCCGTGTAACGGTAAGCAGGTCCCTCTTGCGCGTTAGTCATGGTTAAACAGTGTAGTAGGGAGGTTGCGGGGGTGCGCTTTGTGGTGGGGTGGGTTTGGATGTTTGAGGTGATTGGATGCTTAGCGACGAGGATCCCTACGACTGCAGTGCGAAATACCAAAGATGACTACACGTTAACGCCATTTCAGTTTAAACGGCGGAGCCACCAGTTCTACGCATATCTGTCCGTGATCTATTACTGACACAATCTACTTATCGATGCTCTCGCTCATTCGTGAGTAGCTTGCAAATAGGATTTCCTGCCGTTGTCGCTCAGTTGTGAGTTTGTTCGTCGCGCCCATCGCTATATCAACATCTCGGTCAAAGTCATCGTGGGCCTTCAAAAGCACTGGGGCCATGGCTAATGGGTTGTAGTGGTCCGCAAGCGGGCGTTCGGGGTGAAGCGCGCGGGCTTCGAGTACTTTTTACCTACATCGATGATCTTCTGCCCTATGAGGTCACCAAGTTCGAGTACGGGAAGAAGGACACAGAAGAAGCCGTCCTCGAATGGCTAAAGAAGCACAGTGATCGAATTCCTAGTCTGATGGTTCGGCTCCTAAAGGAAGAACCGTTCTACGAATTCCGGCTCAAACAAACTGTCGCCAGGCTCAATGAATCGGCCTGAGTTTTGTGGAGACTACGGGTAAAAGCCTTACTGGGCTTTTCGTGCGGTGTTGATGTCCTCGTAGTCCTGCTCGTATTCGATCGGGGGAACGTCACCGATCGACGAGTGCAGACGCTGGTGATTGTACCAGTAGACCCACGAGGCCGTTTCCGTTTCGACCTCCCGGGCATCCCTCCATGTGCGTGCGGGATCGACGTCGATGAGCTCAGTCTTGTACAGCCCGATCGTCGACTCCATCATCGCGTTGTCCAGAGCATCACCGACCGAGCCGATCGAGCCCTGGAGTCCGGCGTCTGCCAGCGCGTCGGTGAACGCCAGCGAGGTGTATTGCGCCCCAGCGTCCGAATGGTGAACGATGCCGGTGGCGGTGAAATCCATGCGGGTGCGTTTGCGGCTGAACAACGCGTGTTCCAGGGCTATGAGCACCATCCTGGTGTCCATGACGGTGGTGACCACCCAGCCGAGGACCTGCCGCGAGTAGGCGTCGACGATGAAGGCGACGTAACAAAAGCCCTCCCTGGTCCAGGCGTAGGTGAAGTCCGCGATCCACCACTGATCCGGATGCCAGGGGTAGGTCCACCGACGGTCCACCAGGTCTGGGTGCCGGCGGTGCGCAGGATTGGCCACGGTCGTCTTCTTGCGGTGCATCCCGCGGGACACACCACGAATACCGGTGATCTTCATCAGTCGTTCCACCTGGTCACGACCAATAAGCATGCCGTCACGGATGGCTGCTTTCCAGAGCTTGCGCCGGCCATAGACCTTGCGGTTGTCCTCCCACAGTCGGTAGATGCGGTGGGCGGCGTACGCTTCGTCGAGTTCGGCTCCGGTGGGGCCGAAGCCGCGGGACTGGTGGGCGTAGAAGGTGCTCGGGGCAATCGCGATGCCGTGGGCAGTCAAGGTCTCGCAGATTGGCCAGACCCCGAAGCGGTTCCGGTAGGTGCGGATGAAATCCACGACTACCGAAGTTTGCGGTCGAGCTCCGCCTGGGCGAAAAAAGCTGACGCCGTCTTGAGGATGTCATTGGCTCGTCGCAGTTTGGCGACTTCCTTGGCCTGCTCCTCGTAGGCGGCGTGGAGCTGCTCGTAGGACAGGGAGCCGGGCTGGGGTGCTTGTTCCTGTTGTTCTTGTTTTCGGACCCAGTTGCGCAGGGTGGATTCCTTTACGCCGAGTAGTTCGCCGATTTCTCGGCGGGCGGCTGCTTTGGAGATGTCGCCGTCTTCGAGACGTTCGAAGTACATGCGTACCGCGCGTTGTTGGGTGGCGGTGTCGTACTTGCTGGGTCGTGCCATGCTGATCGTCCTCCTAGGGTAAAATCTAGTCTCCGACCAACCCAGGCCGCCTCAGTTGCGCTCGTTAGCCATTAGGACCCTTTTGATGGTCAAGCTCCCTACTCACGATTGCATGCTGGGTGGAATGCTCGCCCAGATATTGATCGAAAACAACCTGGATTGACTGCCAAGACTCGCGTTCAGAAGTTCTATCTTCAGCTGTTGGGTCACGGGGTCTCATCAGCCCCACGGCGCTCCCGTTACCCCGATTCGTCCGATCCGTGGCATAGTAGTCATCAGTCGCGGTTTTAATGCACAGTGTTTATACGCTCGCAGGAAATGTTAACGCGAGCCCCGGTTGAAAAAGCTTGAAGCACACTGTTGCAGAGGTTTTTGAAAGTCGTGGAGTTCAAACGACTCGCAGCGTTAGTGAATCATGCTTTCGCTCGTAGCATCACCTCAAGAAAAATAGGTATTAATATGGCACAGGGAACTGTGAAATGGTTCAACGGCGACAAGGGCTTCGGCTTCATCGCTCCTAGCGATGGCTCTGAAGATCTCTTCGTTCACTTCTCGGAAATCCAGGGTGGCGGCTACCGCAACCTGGAAGAAGGCCAGCAGGTCGAATTTGAGGTTGGCGAAGGCGCCAAGGGCCCACAGGCACAGCAGGTTCGCGCTATCTAAGCCGCACCTCAAGCCTCTAAAAGACCGTTACACCAAGTGGTGTGACGGTCTTTTGCTTTGCGACGACCCCCTGGTCCCCCAGCACTCGAAAAGTATATTGCATTTCCATTTTGATTCATTGCACTGCAATATACATTGCAATATACTTTCCCCATGCGCATTGACGACATACCTGAACTGGTGGAACTGCTCATCGAAGCTCGCACAGATACCTGGAATGTTGAAGCCAAGGATGCCCGCAGAGGGCTACCGGATACCACCGACGAGACGCTAAGCGCGTTCGCCAACATGCCCGAGGGCGGGATCATCGTTTTTGGCTTGGCAGAAGTCGATGGAGAGTTTCAGCTGGTTGGGGTGTCGGATGCCAAGGTGATCGCCGCAGGAGTGGCGGCGAAAGCTCGCGAGAGAATCCACCCGCCAGTTCAGCTTGGCGCTGTAGACATTGCGTCAATAGGCGGCAAGGAAATCGTCGCTTGCGTAGTGCCCCCGCAACCATCAGACCTGCGGCCGTTTCGAGTGGGAATTCACGGCCCTGCATTTACGCGTTCTGGCGATGGCGATTACAAGCTCAGCGAACAAGAAGAACTGTATCTTGTGAGCCAGCGCGCACAGCCGATCCATGATCGTGCCCCCGTAGAAGGTGCCTCTGTGCAAAGGGACTTGGTTCCGGAACTCCTCGATCAGTACCTGGAAGCACAACTAAATGAATCGCATCGGCTTCGTTCGATGGATCGAGAAGAACTTTTGATTCGCACCAACGTTATTGACCACGAAACTGGTTTTCCTACCGTCGCCGCTATCTATGCGATGGGGATTCATCCGCAACAGTTTCTGCCGCACCTAACGGT
The Corynebacterium breve genome window above contains:
- the leuS gene encoding leucine--tRNA ligase, producing MTNAQEGPAYRYTAELANIIENKWQKYWADEGTFNAPNPVGDLATDGELPKEKLNVQDMFPYPSGAGLHVGHPLGYIATDVYARYNRMLGKNVLHTLGYDAFGLPAEQYAIQTGTHPRETTMKNIENMRRQLGSLGLGHDMRRSVDTTDPEFYKWTQWIFLQIFNSWFDEEQQKARPIAELISDLEAGNRKTKDGRDYATLTPEEQRKAVDEYRLVYLSESMVNWCPGLGTVLANEEVTADGRSERGNFPVFRKRLRQWMMRITAYSDRLLDDLDLLDWPDKVKAMQRNWIGRSRGAEVIFSAVSRDSEERAITVFTTRPDTLFGATYVVLAPEHELVDELTADQFPADTDDRWTYGAQTPAEAVAAYKRDIAAKSDLERQENKEKTGVFLGTYATNPVSGEEVPVFIADYVLTGYGTGAIMSVPAHDERDYEFATVFGLPIVPVLEGGNIDEAAFTEDGPHINSANDKGLDINGLNKQDGIEATIEWLVAHNKGVARIQYKLRDWLFARQRYWGEPFPIVYDEDGNAHPLPEDMLPVVLPEVEDYKPVSFDPDDIDSEPSPPLAKATDWVNVTLDLGDGPREYTRDTNVMPQWAGSSWYQLRYIDPTNNDEFCNIENERYWTGPQSENDPGGVDLYVGGVEHAVLHLLYTRFWHKVLYDLGHVTSKEPYRRLFNQGYIQAYAYTDSRGVYVPAAEIEEKDGKFFYQGEEVNQEYGKMGKSLKNSVSPDEISDEFGADTLRVYEMSMGPLDTSRPWATKDVVGAHRFLQRLWRLVIDEDTSEVLASDEPLTDEDNKQLHRTIAGVRDDYEHLRDNTVVAKLIEYVNYLTKTYPGPVPVGAVVPLVQMVSPLAPHIAEELWFRLGGEDTITFEPFPDYDEKWLVDDSIEVPVQINGKVKARINVPTDASKEEIEKIALADDKVVELTTGKNIVKTIVVPGRMVNLVVK
- a CDS encoding IS3 family transposase (programmed frameshift), yielding MARPSKYDTATQQRAVRMYFERLEDGDISKAAARREIGELLGVKESTLRNWVRKQEQQEQAPQPGSLSYEQLHAAYEEQAKEVAKLRRANDILKTASGFFRPGGARPQTSVVVDFIRTYRNRFGVWPICETLTAHGIAIAPSTFYAHQSRGFGPTGAELDEAYAAHRIYRLWEDNRKVYGRRKLWKAAIRDGMLIGRDQVERLMKITGIRGVSRGMHRKKTTVANPAHRRHPDLVDRRWTYPWHPDQWWIADFTYAWTREGFCYVAFIVDAYSRQVLGWVVTTVMDTRMVLIALEHALFSRKRTRMDFTATGIVHHSDAGAQYTSLAFTDALADAGLQGSIGSVGDALDNAMMESTIGLYKTELIDVDPARTWRDAREVETETASWVYWYNHQRLHSSIGDVPPIEYEQDYEDINTARKAQ
- a CDS encoding cold-shock protein, whose product is MAQGTVKWFNGDKGFGFIAPSDGSEDLFVHFSEIQGGGYRNLEEGQQVEFEVGEGAKGPQAQQVRAI